A stretch of the Candidatus Bathyarchaeota archaeon genome encodes the following:
- a CDS encoding PaREP1 family protein — protein sequence MEMSSLTLPEKIKKRLEEESKKLGVSNEELLLEALSMLFKEPIDPESKVEIHSFLSEKYMKEAEEFLNKGDYAQASEKAWGAASQMVKAIASKRGKELRSHRELHEFVANLRKETNDFELSTLWSSATSLHQNFYENWLPKETVKDWIENVRRFIEKLKILL from the coding sequence ATGGAAATGAGTTCGTTAACACTTCCGGAAAAGATTAAAAAGAGGTTGGAAGAAGAATCTAAAAAATTGGGTGTTTCGAATGAAGAATTATTATTGGAAGCTTTATCAATGCTTTTTAAAGAGCCTATAGACCCTGAATCTAAGGTTGAAATTCATTCCTTCTTATCGGAGAAATATATGAAGGAAGCGGAAGAATTTTTAAATAAAGGAGATTATGCTCAAGCATCTGAGAAAGCATGGGGAGCTGCTTCACAAATGGTGAAGGCAATAGCATCAAAAAGAGGAAAGGAGTTAAGAAGCCATAGAGAGCTTCATGAATTTGTAGCGAATTTAAGGAAAGAAACTAACGACTTTGAGCTAAGCACTTTATGGAGCTCTGCAACATCGTTGCATCAAAATTTTTATGAAAACTGGTTGCCAAAAGAGACTGTGAAAGATTGGATTGAAAACGTGAGAAGATTTATTGAGAAATTGAAAATTTTATTGTAA